From the genome of Salvia splendens isolate huo1 chromosome 7, SspV2, whole genome shotgun sequence:
CTGGCTCCAAGCCTTTCCGATTACTGGGACCGTCATTGAGAAGCTCATTGGTATTGCTCGTTCATTCTTTTGGGGGAAGAAGTATGGTCAAGTTGCTTGGGATGATGTTTTCAAGCCAAAGAAGGAAGGAGGTATGGGAATCATAAACCTCAAGGCTTGGAATTCGGCACTTCACGCCAAGACCCTCTGGAACATTCATTCAAAGAAGGACTCCCTCTGGATTCGATGGATTCATGCAGAATATATCAGGAATGGTTCGATCTGGGAGTGGACGGCACACAAGAAGAACAACTCCATGCTCATTAAGAAGCTCTTATCCATCCGGGATGAGATGCTGGACAGATATACTAGAGACGAGACCACAACACTCTGGAGCACACGGTTCGCGGAAAAAGGGGTTCGTGAGGCGTATGAGTGGTTTAGGCAGAAAGGTGAGATATGATCCTGGGCTAAGTATGTATGGAATGACGTTGTCCCTCATAAGTACTCATTCATTACTTAGCTAGCACTTCGAGGACGCCTTTCCACACGAGATCGCCTCTACTTCTTGGAGAACTTAGACCCTACATGTCAGCTCTGCCAACGGGAGAAGGAATCAGCAGACCATCTCTTCTTTAAGTGCTCGAAGATATGTCCAGTTTGGGCACAGATCATGTTCTAGCTTGGCATTGCGAGGACATCGACGACGATTAGGAGTGTCATCAAATCGGCCGGACGGCAGACTAGAGAATCACATATAGTCCAGATGGAGAAGAGGATTGCGCTCGTGGTTTTAGTGGCGATCATTTGGAGGACGCGGAACAAGGTTATCTTTGATGGGAAAGCATGGGACACAGCTAGGGTCATCTTTGAAATCAAGGAAGCTACCTACAACATCTTGTACTCACGCGTCCCGCACGAGCATGTTCTTCTCCACATTCCAGAAAGATGATGGAGCTCGGCATTTGGTTGTTTGGTCTCAACACACTTTGAGTCACTCATCAGGGTACTCTTTTTCTCTTTGGGGAGTTTTATCCCAAGGGGTTTTAACAAGGCCCGTCCACTATGGGTTTTGATGGGTGATTTGAAATGTGATCGGTCATGTTGGGGCCCCGCCCCTTGCGTTTTGGTTCTTGGTTTCTCCATGTTGCTTTGTACTAGCCGACCTGTggctttttcttttattcttcctcGGGTATGCCCGAGCGTATGATGTAAACGTTTGGTTtggttttttaatttatttattcatcaaAAAAAGAAGTGTTAGACGCTACGTCCATCGTGATCGGGAGGGAGCCTACGAAAAGCTTGTTCGCGATTATTTTTCCGACGAACCACAGTTCCCGGAGGATTACTCCCAACGTCATTTCCACAAGTATAAACATGCGTTTATGCACATCGTAAATACATTAGCTTTGCAGAAGTCTGTGATGAATATTTCCAAGGACGACCAGACGCAACCGGTCATCTAGGTCTCACGGCTTTGCAGAATGTATGTCCGCCATCGGACAGCTCGCTATCGAGAAAACGTCAAatatgttcgacgagtatttgcatgtggggAAAACCACTAGACTCGAATGCCTCAAGAAGTTTTGCACCGACGTTCGCCAAGCTTTCGGCGAGGAATACCTTCGGGCACCCAATTCCGAAGATTGTCCAAATTTACTTCGTCTTCACGAAGCACGTCACAGCTTTCTCACGTTCTTGGCAACATtaactgcatgcattggaagtgggaGAATTTCCAGATGGTTTGGAGGGGGGCATACTTAAGCGACCACAAAGGTAGCCACCCGCCACTCATCCTGGGGGcggttgccgactaccgcctatggatttggcatgcatattttggtgcAACTGGATCGACCAACAACTTGAGCGTGCTCCACTCTTCCCCCCTCTTCAATGAGTTTTAAGATGTGTAGCACCGACAGACAACTTCAAGGCCAACGACCGTCAATACCGCatgggtactatctcgccgaagGTACTTACCCGAGGTGgacgacgttcgtgaagacgcttaACATGCCACAAGAGCCAAAACAGATCCTTTTTGCCCAGTGTcaagaggcggctcggaaagatgtcAAAAGAGTGTCGGGCatcttcaagcccgattcaacattgtgaaagCCCCGACTCGGATGTGGTAAGTAAACAATCTTATCGACATCATTTAcgcgtgtattatcttgcacaacatgattgttgaTGATGAAGGACCGAATGCAGCATTCTGGTTCGACGAGGATAACCCCAGAACCTCATCTAAAAGCTCTACCCCACGCCGAGGTGCGCACCCATCAGTGCGCGAGAGGATAGTAATAAGAACAATGATGCGTGATACCAACGCCCACCTACAACTACAAGAAGATCTAATCGAACatatttgggcgaaattcggttCCACTAAAATTTTATAGATAGCCAGTGTTATCGATTCCAGTAGACGCACATCATCGTCATTAGAGAACTCCTTCTTCTAATTCTTTGCCTccatttaatttttaggatttaaattatgcaaGTTAAAATTTTAGGATTCCAATTAtgtaagttttaatttttttaggaatttTTAATGCTATTTTTGGGGTTTTTAATAAAGTTTTAttaataatgaaatatttttagtaatttgtagtttttaaattgaataatacaaTAATATCACACATGAATAGTGAAAAACATGTTTTTGGGAGAGCATGGTTGTGGGGTTGTTTTTCAGCTAAAAGTAgggaataaaatataaaaagtgggaccggacccatgaatagtgagAGCATGGTTGTGGGAGTTGTTTTTTAGCTAAAAGTAgggaataaaatataaaaagtggggtcggaccTATGAATAGTAAAGAATGTGGACTCCGTAGAGAGCACTGTTGTGCATGCATGCTAAGTATccttcatatttttatatgaatttgaagtgagataaatatcaaattttgaTCCTATTTTTCCTCTCCATTTTGTTCAAGTGTGTTAAATGATTGCAATTATTTGAATTTTCAGTTACATgtcgtatttattttttatataattattataactATAGGCTGGTAAATATATCTAGTTCTGACCTGTGTAACATTATAAGGTTTAACATGTAAGACACcattacattatttatttattttggagttAGTGTTTAATTTAGTGGTAAGAATAAAGAGAGTGGAGACAAAAAAACATGTTTCCTTAACATTCCTTAAACAACAAATACTAAGATACCATTACAAATCCAATTTCATGTGTTATGGAGGACTAAGGTGTTTGCCTATTTAATGATATATTATTGGTCACATTTTGATGAAATAATGATAAAGATAACATAAGTGGACAAAATATGGCAATTCATAGTAGTAGTTAAAAAAGTATCCGACCTGGCTTAAAGGGGCATCGAATTAGCAAGCGTTAGAGAAATTGGTCCAAATCATGCACTACAATCCGACAAATTTATAAAGTTCCAATGTTCTTTTTTTTACTGTGAATAAGTAGGACTAGTAAAGTTTTTATTCTTGCTCAACAGCTGAGGATCAGAGCTTCAAAATCCCTTTGATATAAATTCTTGTACCAACATATACTAATGTAAATATGTTGTAACATGTGGAAAATGTGGGAGACCTTTGATGTAGCTAACAAAGAAGGTaatggaggatgatgaggagtgGACAACCTTAGACGAAAAGGCCCACTCGACCATCATGTTGATGTTATCATCGAAGTTGCTAATCAGGAGACTGTTGCTGCCCTTTGGACGAAGTTGGAGAGTCTATACATGACGAAGTCTCTAACCAACAAGTTGTTCTTGAAGCAACGTTTGTTTCGATTACGCATGTAAGAAGGTATGCCCCTTTGGGATCATCtgaaaaatttgaataaaattttgCTGGATTTGCGTAATGTTGATGTCATGAGCTGTTAGTTGCCCGTGGAGGGCAAATTTGAGGCAAGGATGAAGAAGTTTGTTTGTTTGGTAATATGATGATACATTTGGAAGGAGGATTCAAGTCAAGGTAGAgatttgttagtatgccttgaatttgtttcctaattgggatatgattatgtttcctaattgggataagATTATGTTTCCGAATTATGATAGAatctcatgtgtgcctatttatatgtgagTAGAGCACATAACTCTGTGATTGTGATCTTAGATCTGAAATTTGTAACTGCagtcataatacaatttgttctTCGTTTTTACCTgtggatgtagccaattggcgaaccacgtaaattctgtgtctccttacgttctttcgtttgtcgattacacaattgccCTATTCTGCTGTAACAGAAGCAACCATTACTATCAAACAATCCAAATCACAAAAACAGAGCGTGTATATTATGCATACCTTCTTCACGTCGTGAGTGTGTATACAATTAAacaaaaagtaatcaaaatcactcgtacatacaaaatgtttcaccactgtttcaaattagtacaaaaagttttaacttagcatatatcatacaaaaggTTTAACTAGTGATCCAAATTAGTATATTCCATCCAAATCACTCTAACACCGTTACTTTTCATCCTTCCCACCCCCTTCTCTCCGAGATTAACCCATAAGCAGCGTACGTTCTCAACAACGCAGTTTGCACAAAAGGGTCAGATTGGTACCCAAGCTTCGCAGCCAGCCCGTGCATTATCTTCCCTTCACCGAGAGATAGAGCCTCGACGCCGCTTTGAGCAATGACGGGAAGGTGGAAACTGAACCTGTCAATGGAGAAGAATTTGTTCCTCATCGCTTGAAAAACACGAGCGCCTTGTGGGGATTGTCTCAGCGGGAGAGGTGGTTGCCGATCTTGTTGGTGAGCTGGCGCGGTGGCGGGCGGTCGACGGGGATGAAGGAGAGCAAGGAGAGGGCGTAGGAAGGGAAGGGGAGGGTTGAGAGGAGGAGTTGGAGGAGGTTGTGGCAGTAGAGGGAGTTACAGAGGATTTGCTTGAGGTGGGGGGAGGGTGGTAGCTGTGGAGATATGAGGTGGGTGAAGTTGGGTGGAGTGCTGAGGGAGAGCCTAACTACGAATTATGGACTTCAATATATTGGAATGACTAATGAGTGAGAGTGAGTTCTCTCTAAAAATTTATGACTGCAATATGTTTGATGAAGTTGAATAGAAAAGTAACGGTGTTAGTGTTTTGGATGGATTGTACTAATGTGGATCACTAGttaaacattttgtatgatatgtgctaacttaaaactttttgtactaatttgaaacattggtgaaatattttgtatgtttGGTGTAATTATCCCTCAGGATTTGGGTAGTGGActaatttaatttctatatttattttatttataattaaacaaaaagtaatcaaaatccctaactttaaaaaaaacaaattaatgcaAATTTCTTTTATGTTTTGGTCAATTTTTCTAATTCATTCTTCTTTCAAATTTTAAGATTCTTATGTGTATTCAATACAGTATTTTATACAattagaataataataataatcgtcattattattatattattattaatgttatCTATTAATAAATTTCTAggaaatcctaatttaaattttgaatatcttaattcttattatatttctattattattattttatcgaTTAAAACTTTTATAAAAATCTTTTTTCAATCATAACGCCTGttacttaattaaatttaattaattattagatGTTCAAAGCTCTAAcaactttttttaatgtttcCAAACACAGAACAAATAATCAATCAGAAatcataatttcataattataaGCCCCAACAACATTAATTTTCTGATGAACAGATAAGCCATTTATGTTTCATCTTTTGAGGTATACAATAATTCTACCGGAAAGATAAATTACCTCGAAAACAATACTCCGTATaacttattaatatttatacttgttattaattctttattttattcgaTGTCAAGAGTTTTATCCCCTCTTCTATCAACGAGTTTATCCCACAtcaacattatttattttgttctattGTAGTATATTctaatatctcaaatattattattgatgtCAATCAATTCCTTTTCTCTATCAAAAGTGTGGGGAAGAACTCATCAATCGGATCAATAGCAAAGTTGAATCCACAGGGCATCTACCTCAACTTCATTTTGAGGCGCCAAATCTAGTTAGAGCTCGCCTTTGGACTCCTTCAGTTGGTATCatctttatctttttattttatcctcTTTTAACTTAACATTATTTACTAAAATCTCGTGTTTAAAATAAATGGCTCTACTATAAAGGGAGACGAACAAATATAGCAAGTGATCTCTCCGTCCACCATTTATAGTCTCACTGTGACTCAGTACAAGTTTTAAgcaattgtttgactttgtaaagtaaaatggagaaatgaattagtgaaaaGTAGATCACACATTTATATACtttaaatggaaaaaaagtaaatgagactTTAGATCAGTCTTGCCACGATAGTAAAATGGGACATTATTCCTAATATGAATCTTAGGGATTTAAGACACATATATTTGCCTCAAACTTGctcttgtaaatatttcaataactcaaacaaacccaacaagaaatgaaacaataaaaatggtggaaaagggagaaggtgaaggtgttatgatttagatagatgcttggaacctatgaaccttctacaaaacaattAAGACAACCCAATGCAACTTTCACCAAAGCAAGAatctaatggctccacaaaactaacaacacaagaactagaattgcataccttaacattcaacctaagcccggcaatagattggaatgcaaccacaagggattttgacaaatcttcaaaaatgaagatggGTGCTCACAAATTGAGTCTTTGTTCTACAATATCATTCAAAAACTGATGACAAAAACCCTAGACATGTGTATTTATACTATGAGTGAAAAATgagcaaaataaaacaattcttggTCACAAAGACACATCCCAGATAAAACGTCCGACCGGGCGTTTCCCTAGGCTCATTTCGCCCGCCCGAGCGAAGTTTCTGGACAAAAATTGATCTCTCGGCAAAACGAGGAAAAATGCTCGCCCGCGAGTTTCGTTATGCATTGCGCGACTTTAGTCAAATgaccatatctctctcatccgaactccgtttggggcgtgtgaggtacccacgcaAAGGTATTTCGACGATGAAGACGATGGTGGTCTTgaatcagaatttggacaccGTCTCAGTAGGCATATTGACGTTTGAACAGACCTCCACATTCGGCTTGACTCCTTGTCATGTCTCCACCCTCTTCTCGGGCCCTAATCAACCCATCGCCCTCGACATCGTTGTGTCCTATGATTGTGAATACATGGATTCACATCAATTCCACTGAGTGAGTATCTAACTATTATTTGTGGTTGATGCAGGTGGGCTCTATTTTAATGACTTCATCGTTGCTGCTAAAATAGATGAGATTAAGGTATCAGATCTTCAGCCGAGGCTCAGAGTGGGGGCTTAAAAACTTTTCTCAAATGCAAAATTTTCATAGATTTGTATTGTTTGTAATGCTTTTATAATTATTGAGGTATTCATAAATAGTAACAATACATATCAAAATATTAACCAATATCCAACATCAATCGTTACAAATTCAAAACTGCaaacaatttaaattaaagtCAATCAAGAGGGAGACAGACTTCCACGCTGGTGGTCTTCACCATACCGCAAACAGGGCAGCACTTGGCGCCAGCATCACAGCGTTTGCAGACGCAGACGTGGCGGCACGGCCACACCATCACGTTCGCCAGCTCCCTCTCGCACACCTTGCAGTCGAGCCTGACAGGCCGCACGCGGTCAGGGTCCTCGAACGACgactccccctcctcctccaccgcctctgCATAGTGGCGGGCCGCGTTGGCCTCCTGCAGGCCTTCGCTAAGCGACATCACCGCGTGCTCCAAGTACCTCACCCTCGCCAGCAGCCGCTCTGCCTCCCACTTGTACATCGCTGCCAGCCTCTCCAACTCCTCGTTGCGCTCCGCCTGCGCCTTCATCCGCTTCGCCATTGTCTCCTCCATCATCCCCACCACTGACTGCCGCAGTTTTTCATTCTGTTTTAACCAAAATACTTAATCAGTTACAACCGAAACATGTTTGGTAGGGTAAATAACTCATCTagggatgaaatttttttacATAATTCCATTCCCAGATGAGTTATCTACTGCGCTTAGCGCTTAAAAATTAGGTCATGTGATTACATGGTAAGttataatttgatttatttgatCACTCTGGTCCATaatgtagttgtcgtcgtcaTCATTGTTGACGGTCAACAGGGCCATGTACGACAATGGTGTGGCGGCAGCGGCAGCGTTGTTTAGTAATTTGTGAACATGATGTTGGAAATCATGGAAGAAATCAAGGAATATTCTACAAAGATTGCATGAAATCAGACACGAAATTGAGAAGATTTCTAGATGATTGATTAGGGAAATAGATTGAGAAAAATCTTACCTTGTATAACATCTCCTTAGCCTATATATCGTGTATCATTGTCATTGTGAATAATATAACAGAAATATACCTCTCTACATGGCATCAAGAGCAGGTTTAAGGCTCAGAAACAAATCATCATAGCCCAGAAAATACCCTTCTCGACCAATACAGGCGAGAATCTGTCCAAGGAAAATGTCAGAAAACAAACCCGATATTGAACCCATAGCCGAAAAAATCAGATCAAGTAAGAGCGTCACCATAGCCTTCAAATTGAATGGCTCGAATTACTCACTATGGGCACGATTAATGAAGGTGTCCATTGGCGGCCGAGGAGTCTACCGCCACATCTCCGGAGTACCGTCCCCACCGAAGCCGGGGGAGAACGGATTCACATATTGGGAAGAGATAGACTTGATAGTCTTCTCTTGGATTATCGACAACATGGAGACGAATCTCATAGCCGACTTCGCACACCACCAAACAGCGAAGTCCCTGTGGGATACGCTCGCGGTGACATTTGCGAGTTCATCGGACTCGTACCTAATTTATGACCTGCGAGACAAGGTGAGTAAGATTTTGCAAGGAGATTCAACGCTAGAAGCGTACTGGAGCCGTTTACACGGTCTCTGGATCGATATCGATCGATGTTCACACAAGACCGTGAATTGCTGCGACAAAGGAGTGGAACAATACCGAGAAATCAAATCAGAATTGCGTCTATTCAAATTTTTCACCGGACTAAACGAGAAGTATGACTGGATCCGACGAGAGATCCTCAAAGAGGATCCCTACCCCTCAGCCGACGTAGCGTATGGATGGGTGAAACGGGAGGCAGCTCGACTCAAGATCATGTTACCGGCGTCCGATTCAACATCCATCACTGTCGGGAATGAAGCATCGTCGGGGGTCGGATTCGGATTTGGGGCAAGAGAGTATCGTCCACAACAGAAACAGAACCGAGGTCAGCCGACGCCGACACCACGTTCGGCCACCAACCGCCGGGGAAACAACCGGCCAGACAAGTCAAACCTCTGGTGCTCCCATTGCGGAATGCACAAACATACCAAAGAAACGTGCTTTCAATTGGTAGGATACCCAGAGTGGTGGGAGGAAGAGAAAGCCGCCAAAGCTAAGGTTGCCGTCGGAATCAATGGCGGAGGGAGAAACCAGATTGAAGGGGGTCAAGCCGTGACCGGATTCCAGGAGAGGAGGACCAAAGCCGGAGGCCTCTCGACCGGCGGTGGCGGCCGCAGTGAGAGCAGCTATGACGGAGGGAAGACCGCAGAGGCGATGAGCGCCTCTCTCAGAATCGACGACGGCGGAAATGGAGGTACAGGGCTGGGGGATGAAAACCCTAGCCCATTTAGAAAATGCCTTGCAATTAAATCCCCAACTCCTAGGAAATTTGGTATTTTACCCCATTCTGGTAGTTATAAACATAGGACCCCCCAGAGTTTTGATAATTCCAAAAAAGACTCCATCATCTGCAAAAACATGTTTTCACCCCTAGAAAATCTATCTTATGCTTTTGAGGCCCAGGATTGTGGTATTGTTAATGACACGGGATGGATCTTCGATTGTGGGGCCACTGATACTATGTCTTACGATCGGAATGATTTTTTAGAAATTCATAAGACCCCAAAATCACACATAAAAACTGCAAGTGGGGGGATAACACCAGTTGAAGGGGCGGGAACTATAGAAATTTTCCCTAATGTTCACATTCCTAACTGCCTCTATGTTCCTAAACTGTCCTAGAAATTAATGTCAATCAGTCATGTGACGAAGAATTTGAATTGTTCTCTGCTGATGCACCCGAACTTCTGTATGTTGcaggatatccggacggggaagattattggacgtggcactgagcgtcgtGGGCTCTACTTTGTGGACGAGATTGCTCGACAAGATGGTGCGGCAATGCTTGCTCACGGGTCCACTAATCAAGATACTTTGCTCTAGCACCGTCGGATGGGCCATACCTCTCCGGGGTATTTGAAATCCTTATTTCCTAAACTCTTTGTTCCTAGAAATTTTTCATGTGAagcttgtgttttggccaagagccaccgaAACTCTTTTAATCCAAATGATACTCGTGTTGACACTGTTTTTTCCTTGATtcactctgatgtgtggggcccagcGCCTGTAGGAACTAGTTCTGGCTTTcgatattttgtgatatttgtcgATGATTGCAGTAGAGCTACTTGGgtttatttcatgaaacataaatcggaagtatatgataaatttgtgatgttttataaaatgattcGAACTCAATTTCAGACGTCTATCAAAATCTTGCGATCTGACAATGGGGAGGAATTTTTAAATAGCTCCATGACAAATTTTTTCAGTGAAAATGGGTTAGTACACCAAACTTCTTGTTCccacacaccagaacaaaacgggGTAGCAGAACGAAAAAATAGAATCATCCTTGAAATGACCCGAGCCCTCTTATTCGACTCTAAGGTACCCCCATCCTTCTGGCCTGAAGCTATAGCCACCTCCGTTTACCTTCTTAATCGCCTTCCCACTAAAGTGCTAAACCGAAAGACCCCTCTAGATCATCTATCTACCTTAACTAAAGTCTCATCAGCCTTATCCTTACCCCCTAGGACTTTTGGTTGCTCCGTCTACGTGCACGTCCCAAAACATGAAAGACATAAATTCTCTCCTTGTGCAATTAAGTGTGTTTTCTTGGGATATGGGGTTAACCAAAAAGGCTATCGATGCTATGAACCCAAGACCAAGCGAGTCattaccaccatgaactgcaacTTCCTTGAAACCGAATTTTTCTACCACCTTGGGACTTAGGGGGAGCCGTCTGTCCAAAATGACTCCCTTCGGTAGTATGTGCCAAGTACCTTTGATTCGGACCCAACAGAGCAAGTTGGCACTGTTCATGAGCCGATCCCATCTACAGAGACGATCCCGATGACGCTTCCGCCGCGCACCTCTGATCCAACCGTAACGGAATCCGAGGTAATATCTAGTAATCCTGAAATTTCAGATATCACCCCTAACTCACTTGATACAGAAGACGAGGAGGATACCACTATTGATCAGGATACAGGGCAGTATGTACTCCCTCCTCGGAGTACGAGAGGAGTTCCGCCAAAGAGATATTCGCCAGAACGAATAGGAAGGAAGAGCAGGTACTCAGTACCAAACTTTGCTGAAGCCAACATATCAAAAATGGCTAGAGCGTTCCATACGGCACTGTGCGAGGAGGAGATCCCTAGAACCTTTGAAGAAGCTGTCAAAGTTAAGCACTGGAGGGAGGCAATGCAAGTCGAGATGAGGGTACTGAAAAGAAACGGCACCTGGGAAGTTAGCCCGTTGCCCAATGGAAAGCACACAGTTGGCTGCAGGTGGGTCTTCACAATTAAACGGAGACCAGATGGAAGTATTGATCGATACAAGGCTCGATTGGTAGCAAACCCGCAGATACTCCTATGGTGTATCATTGTCATTGTGAATAATATAACAGAAATATACCTCTCTACACATGAGAGCGGCGGCGATCGACGGGAGCACTGGTGGAAGCGAAGTGAGGATTGAAGGTCTCAACTTTTGTCACCTTCCTTTTTCCTAGCCTCTTCGGCGCTGCAGCGTTGCAGGGAAACATCGTGTATTGAACGATGTTTGAAGCGAGAAGAGAAAC
Proteins encoded in this window:
- the LOC121810496 gene encoding E3 ubiquitin-protein ligase BOI-like, giving the protein MGSISGLFSDIFLGQILACIGREGYFLGYDDLFLSLKPALDAIIFLDFFHDFQHHVHKLLNNAAAAATPLSYMALLTVNNDDDDNYIMDQSDQINQIITYHNEKLRQSVVGMMEETMAKRMKAQAERNEELERLAAMYKWEAERLLARVRYLEHAVMSLSEGLQEANAARHYAEAVEEEGESSFEDPDRVRPVRLDCKVCERELANVMVWPCRHVCVCKRCDAGAKCCPVCGMVKTTSVEVCLPLD